CTGCCTGATATCCTGCCTGAATCGCCGCCAGAATCGCCACCACGGCTACCACAGTTTTCCCGGAGCCCACATCCCCCTGGATCAGGCGGTTCATCGGGATCGTTTGTTGGAGATCGGTGAGGATGTCGTTGATCACCCGTTGCTGGGCTCCGGTCATCTGGAAGGGTAGGATTTCGTAGAAGCGATCGATCAACTGCCCCGTGGGAGCCAGCACCGCACTGGTCTGGGTTTGTTGCAGGGCTTGCCGTCGGCGCAACATCCCCAGTTGCAGATAGAAAAACTCATCGAACACCAGTCGGTGACGGGCAGCGTCCAGTTCGGGACTGCTCGCTGGAAAGTGAATGTGGGCGATCGCTGTGGCCAAATCGATCAGCTCATATTTCTGGCGTAGGGCTTCAGGCAGAGGGTCCCGGAGTTGCTGAGCCACTGGCAGCGCGGCCAGCACAGCTTTTCGGACCAGATCCGCTGGAACGCCCTCCGTCAGGGGATAGATCGGGACAATGCGCCCAACCTTAAGGGAATCGATCGTGCCACCGGGATGGTCCAGCACCTCCAGTTCCGGTTCTTCCAGGGTGAGGCCAAACTTGCTCTGCTTCACCAACCCCGAAGCCGCCAGCACAGTTCCATCGGGGTAGAGACGTTTTTGCTGTTCCTGCCAGCCCCGGTTGTTGAAGCGGCTCCCAGCATAAAACCGACTCAGTTTGAGCTGACCCGTATGATCTTTAATCACCAGTTCCAGGATAGTGAGCTTCGGGTTACGGGGACTGCTGAAGCAATTGCAGCGCTTGACTGTGGCCACCAGGGTAACAGTCTTGCCTGCCTCCAGGTCCCGAATGTTGACCTGACGCGCATAGTCAATGTGATCGCGGGGATAGTAGTAGAGCAGATCCCGCACGGTGATTAACCCCAGTTTTCCCAACCGCTCCGCATTTTTAGGGCCAACCCCACCCAGGTAGGTGACGGAGGAATCCAGGGAACAGGTCGTCCCAGCTTGAGGCAGGGGAGCCACGGTAGGTCGCTTCTCTGGCTTTGGTTCTGCTGAGGTGGCCTCGGCTTCACTTTTCTGTCGCACCTGATAGAGAAACCGTCGTGTTTCTGCGACCAGATGCTGACGCTGGGCAAAGGACAGATCAGGATATTTCTGAAACCGCAGGCCCAGTTCTGTCCAGTGACGCCGATCGTCCCCTGTCAACCGCTCTGGGGCTTGATGCAAACTATCCCGGAGAAACTCACTGAACCGCTGTTGCCGTCCCTCCAGATCGTCAAATCCATGCTCTGCTTCCAGGGTCAGAGCCTTTTGGAGGCGCAGCCAGTCAGGATTCTCGTTAGTCATTGGACTAATCCTCAAACCAGGTGCTGCGCCAGATGGATTCAGCCTCTGCGATCGCCCGTTCATGCCGTCTCTGGCGCAGTTCTTGTTCTAGGCTACCCAGACGATGACCCAGGTTGCGGACTCTGGTTCGCCAGGAGGTCAGTTCTGCGTCAACAAACTCCAGTTCCGATAATTTGAGCCGCAGGGCAATGACTTTTAAGGGAATAAGCTGGCGTAGGAGCGTGGCCGGTGACTCTTCTCCGTCAGATTCTGGCATCTCTTCGGGGAGTTGGGGTTCAATCACCAGTTTCAAGATGTTAGGTGGACCAGCAATGCTCTCATGACCCAGGTCGGCGTGAGTGGCTGCCTCCAAAACAGATTCGGGCACGTTACCAGGGAGAATCCCAGCCTTTTCCAGTAAGCGATTGGCACTGTGAGAGCCAGTCTTCAAGATTTCAGAGAGATTCTGTTCCACCCGATATTGCCAGCGAGATACTTCTAAGGGGGGCTCAACAGGCTGTTGATTGGCCTGATGCAGTTGTGCTTGAATCTGTTTAGCTAGTTGTTTCAAGGCGTCCTGAAGATCCTGCCGTTGGCTGAGGGGCATCTCTAGAAACCGTTCTGGGAACTCCTGGGTACAGAGGTAATAGGCAGCCATGACCAGTTGCCTGCGGACGGTTTGACCCAGGATTTTCAGGTAGTCATCATAGGTCAACCGGAGATCTTCTCCCAGAGTGACGATCGCCCCTTCCAGAATGGTGATCTCTTGCTCAATATGCTCAATTGCTCGAACCATAGAATTTTGTCATTTGTTGTTTGTCATCCTGAACCCAGTCAAATGACCCATGACAGTCCTGACAAAAGTCTGCGGTACCCCATCAGCCAAATGACCCATAACATTGAAGTTTCATTTTCTAGTCTGGGTAGACTGATAGTAAAGTCGTGAATCTGCTGGGAATATCTTGTCGAAGTGCTGTTGATGCCTTACCCCCTTCGTCACGTCCACCCCAATTCTATTAGTTATGCTTATGCATGATCAAAAAGCCAGTATTGTGGCTCGTAGCAGCTTCGACAAATTTGGTCGGCCCAATCCAGATAGCATACTGGGTCAGCTCCCCCCAACGGCCAGAGAGTGGGCCGAAAGTCTCCCATGGGAACAACGGCGCTACGTGTTGTCCCTCTGTCATCTGATGTGTGCAGCTCCGGCAGAAGTCCAGGCAGAGTTCTTGGATGACTACACGGCAGATGGTCTGGTCTATCGCATGTTGCAGGACAAGGATACCCGACATCGGGTGATGAAACATCTGAGTGTGTATGCTATTCAAACGGATCTGACCGAAGAAACACTCCGTAGCTACGTGCGCCAGTTCTATATTCACTCCGCTCAGGATTTACGTCGCCAGCCAGATCTTTACCTGGAAGCTGCGTTAAGGCTGGCAGTTAGTACAGAAGAGCGCAACAGTGTCTTCAACTATATTCTGGGCTTCGAACTGCTGAAGATGATGTTTGGGATGAGCTGGCTCCAGCATGAACGCCTGTACCGCTTACAACGGAATCAAGAAGAGTTCTTAAACCTCTATATCAGGCCAATTCAGCATGCCCATAAGATCAATCGGATCATCGTTCCCAAGGATGAGCGCAAGTTTTTCGCCAAGCGCAACTATTTTATCCAGGAGCCTGAGATCTCGGAACGGAAATTACTGGAACTGGTAATCGCAACCTTTACGGCAGACGTCACAACAGGCTTTGGATTTGCTGTGATTC
The nucleotide sequence above comes from Leptolyngbya sp. 'hensonii'. Encoded proteins:
- a CDS encoding cobyrinic acid a,c-diamide synthase, which encodes MHDQKASIVARSSFDKFGRPNPDSILGQLPPTAREWAESLPWEQRRYVLSLCHLMCAAPAEVQAEFLDDYTADGLVYRMLQDKDTRHRVMKHLSVYAIQTDLTEETLRSYVRQFYIHSAQDLRRQPDLYLEAALRLAVSTEERNSVFNYILGFELLKMMFGMSWLQHERLYRLQRNQEEFLNLYIRPIQHAHKINRIIVPKDERKFFAKRNYFIQEPEISERKLLELVIATFTADVTTGFGFAVIRHANAFVFDHDYIFRPESYDHIFKPDSEGIF
- the recG gene encoding ATP-dependent DNA helicase RecG codes for the protein MTNENPDWLRLQKALTLEAEHGFDDLEGRQQRFSEFLRDSLHQAPERLTGDDRRHWTELGLRFQKYPDLSFAQRQHLVAETRRFLYQVRQKSEAEATSAEPKPEKRPTVAPLPQAGTTCSLDSSVTYLGGVGPKNAERLGKLGLITVRDLLYYYPRDHIDYARQVNIRDLEAGKTVTLVATVKRCNCFSSPRNPKLTILELVIKDHTGQLKLSRFYAGSRFNNRGWQEQQKRLYPDGTVLAASGLVKQSKFGLTLEEPELEVLDHPGGTIDSLKVGRIVPIYPLTEGVPADLVRKAVLAALPVAQQLRDPLPEALRQKYELIDLATAIAHIHFPASSPELDAARHRLVFDEFFYLQLGMLRRRQALQQTQTSAVLAPTGQLIDRFYEILPFQMTGAQQRVINDILTDLQQTIPMNRLIQGDVGSGKTVVAVVAILAAIQAGYQAALMAPTEVLAEQHYRKLVGWFNLLHLPVELLTGSTKTAKRREIHAQLATGELPLLVGTHALIEDPVTFQQLGLVVIDEQHRFGVQQRARLQQKGQHPHVLTMTATPIPRTLALTLHGDLDVSQIDELPPGRKAIRTTLLSGNDRAQAYELIRREIVQGQQAYIVLPLVEESEKLDLRSAVDEHQRLQEVIFPEFQVGLLHGRMSSAEKDGAISQFRQNQTQILVSTTVVEVGVDVPNASVMLIEHADRFGLSQLHQLRGRVGRGAAQSYCLLMSSSKADTARQRLRVLEQSQDGFFISEMDMRFRGPGEVLGTRQSGLPDFALASLVEDQAVLELAREAAEKVIEKDTTLSHWPRLQTELEYRYQRLMGGTILT